The Paenibacillus tianjinensis genome has a window encoding:
- a CDS encoding SDR family NAD(P)-dependent oxidoreductase, producing MKKAIVIGATGGTGAAITEELVKRGISTIAFGRSSQKLERFAATLGNPAHLTLAVGDAMNPDDIVAQAGDADVLFHCANVPYHEMVSKLIPLGESVMEAAERLAIKVVAIDGIYPYGRKQMDLVTEEHPKQPHTKKGKIRLDYERMLFSMRWSKAKVMIVRLPDYYGPTANEASYLGSTLEAIAAGKMAFFVGNMKVPREFVYLPDAAAMITNLAGKDFAYGQNWNIPGAGLISGREIVRIAQAASGKVKPVIPMKKLGLSLLGMFVPVMKEVVEMLYLTEDPLTLSGDKYKRLIGPVTVTPFQEGISSTVLALQDRV from the coding sequence ATGAAAAAAGCGATTGTAATTGGAGCAACGGGCGGAACGGGAGCAGCGATCACGGAAGAACTGGTGAAACGGGGGATAAGTACCATTGCTTTTGGGCGATCAAGTCAGAAGTTGGAACGGTTCGCGGCAACACTTGGAAATCCTGCGCATTTGACGCTTGCTGTTGGAGACGCCATGAACCCTGATGACATTGTAGCTCAAGCAGGTGACGCAGATGTATTATTCCATTGCGCGAACGTACCTTATCACGAAATGGTAAGCAAGCTGATCCCGCTGGGTGAATCCGTGATGGAGGCGGCGGAACGACTGGCGATCAAAGTTGTAGCGATTGACGGGATCTATCCATACGGGAGAAAACAGATGGATCTTGTCACAGAAGAACATCCCAAGCAGCCTCATACGAAAAAAGGAAAAATCCGCCTGGACTATGAACGGATGTTGTTCAGCATGCGGTGGAGTAAGGCGAAAGTCATGATTGTCCGCTTGCCCGATTATTATGGACCTACGGCTAATGAAGCTTCGTATTTAGGTTCTACTCTGGAAGCAATCGCTGCCGGGAAGATGGCCTTTTTCGTGGGGAACATGAAGGTTCCCCGTGAATTCGTCTATTTACCAGATGCGGCGGCGATGATTACCAACCTAGCAGGCAAAGACTTCGCTTACGGGCAGAACTGGAATATCCCGGGAGCCGGGCTCATATCGGGCCGGGAGATCGTACGGATTGCCCAAGCGGCAAGCGGCAAGGTGAAACCGGTCATTCCAATGAAAAAGTTAGGTTTATCCTTGCTGGGCATGTTTGTACCCGTCATGAAGGAAGTGGTTGAGATGCTGTATTTAACTGAGGATCCTCTGACACTTAGCGGAGACAAATACAAACGGTTAATCGGACCTGTCACCGTAACACCGTTCCAGGAGGGCATTTCTTCGACGGTTTTGGCATTACAAGACAGGGTGTAG